The stretch of DNA CAGGGCGGTCAGGGCCGCCGTGGTGATCAGCACCGTGAGCAGAACGGCCGCCGCCAAGGCCAGCCGTCCGCGCAGACGGTGCAGGACAAATCGGAGCATACGGTATCTCCCCGATCCCGGACTCTCCCGTCCGGGGATCAGTTGATCAGGCACAATCAAACATATGTGCGAATGGGAAGGCGTGAGCCGCACCTCAGGCGGCTGTTCAAGAGGAAAGTGCGCAGCGCTGCGCGAGTGTGGGGGTCCGTGCCCGGAAGGTGCGGACCCCCACCGACTCAGTGCTGGTCCGGATGCACCTTGATGTGATCAGGAGCCAGCTCCATCGCTACCCGCTCCCTCATCCCGAGCGCCTCCAGGAACTTCGCCGGCAACTGCACCCGACCCGTCCGATCCAGCATCACGTACTCCCGCTCGCTCACCTGCTCCTCACCGTGCTCGTCCGTCACCATCCGGCGCAGCACCTCACTGCTCGTGCGCCCGTCCCGGATCGCGACCGTGCGCCGCACCTCCCCCGCCACCATCGGATCGTGCGTCACGATCACCACCGTCGCCCCGAGCTCCCGATTCACCGTGCGGAACGCCTCGAAGATCCCCGCAGCGGTCTCCGAATCCAACTCACCCGTCGGCTCGTCAGCCAGCACCACCGCCGGGTTGTTCGCCATCGCCACCGCGATCGCCACCCGCTGCTGCTGACCACCCGACAACTGAGCCGGACGACGATGCGCCAGATCACCGATGTCCAACGCCTCCAGCAACTCCCCCACCCGAGCCGCCTGCCTCGCCGTCGTGGCCCTCGTCTTCCGACCCTGGGACAACTGCATCGGCAACGCGATGTTCTGCGCAGCCGTCAGGAACGGCAGCAGATTGCGGGCCGTCTGCTGCCAGATGAAACCCACCACCTCCCGCCGATACCGCAATCGCTCCTTCGCACCCATCGCCAACAGATCCCGACCAGCCACCGTCGCCCGACCAGCCGTCGGACTGTCCAAACCCGCCAGGATGTTCAACAACGTCGACTTCCCGCTACCGGAAGCACCCACCAGCGCGATCAGATCCCCCTGATCCACCAGCAGATCAAGCCCCTGCAGCGCCTGCACCTCGATCCGGTCCGCGGAGAAGATCCGCACCAACCGATCACAGGCAATCACCGCATCAGCCCCATACGAACTCGGCGCGGCAGCAGCCAACGCCCGCTCACGCAACTGCGCCAACGTCGGCTCGGCAACAGCAGTCTTGACATCAGGAAGGCTGGTCATCGGGCATCTCCCGCTCTCAACTCGGTAGTGATCTGTCGTCGGCCGAACACAGCCGCCTCCGCAAGCACCGCCAACGTGCACAACCCCGCTAGTGCCAGAGCCTGTTGGAGCACGGGTGCGGTGGCGAGGGCAAGCCCGGTGGGGACCGGGGAGCCGACCATGGTGGTGAGGTCGATGGCGGGTCCGACCAGCGACACGGCGAGCGCCGCGCCCACCGCGCCGATCGCCGTCGCGGTGAAGGCCTGTGGCAGCGCCTCCACCATGATCAGGGCCACCCCCTCACGCGGCTTCAACCCCATCGTCCGCAGCCGGGCCAGCAGCGCCGCCCGGTCGGGCGCAGCCCGCACCAGCGCGAGCAGCACGGAGAGCAGGGCGAACGCCATGGCGGCCAGCACCGAGGCCCAGAAGAGCAGTTCGGCGGCGTGCTGGAGCGGGTCGTGGGCCATCGCGCTCCCGATGGTGGCGCTGC from Kitasatospora sp. MMS16-BH015 encodes:
- a CDS encoding ABC transporter ATP-binding protein, encoding MTSLPDVKTAVAEPTLAQLRERALAAAAPSSYGADAVIACDRLVRIFSADRIEVQALQGLDLLVDQGDLIALVGASGSGKSTLLNILAGLDSPTAGRATVAGRDLLAMGAKERLRYRREVVGFIWQQTARNLLPFLTAAQNIALPMQLSQGRKTRATTARQAARVGELLEALDIGDLAHRRPAQLSGGQQQRVAIAVAMANNPAVVLADEPTGELDSETAAGIFEAFRTVNRELGATVVIVTHDPMVAGEVRRTVAIRDGRTSSEVLRRMVTDEHGEEQVSEREYVMLDRTGRVQLPAKFLEALGMRERVAMELAPDHIKVHPDQH